DNA from Leptospira bandrabouensis:
CCTTTTTTATCTTACTAGTTCTATTAACATTGAATTGTGGCAAAAAACTCCACTTTTCAATGGTTACCTCCACATCAATGGACAATGGTCTCCCCTTTCTTGTGTTAGGTGGAAAAGAGTGGAAAGCAGAACCGGGAGCTGAATTTGTAAAACTGCATTTCTACGCGGACATTCCGTTCGCTTTATCTAAAGTTTCTATTGAATCTTGTTCTGGTAAGTTCAAAGATCGGATTGCTGCATACGTAAATTTTGATGAAGTTTATGCAAGCACCGATGTGCAAAATTCGAATTCGGAAGTGATTTTTGATCCGGTGGTTCAAGCAAGATCAGTTACTTTAAATTTCCAAAGAAATCAAAATATTTGTATTAAATCCGTTAAATTTTTTGATGAAAAGAAAAGTGCTTATAGGACATACACTCCAGAAATCGTTTCAGGAACTGTAACAGCTTCGGAAACTGCTTCCCCTGAACCTACATACTCAGTAATGAATCTTTTCGATTCAAAATATGAAAATGGATATTCTTCCGTGAAAGGTGGTGTGGGTGTTACATTTAACTTTGATTTTTCGGAAAAGAAAAAAATATCAGTTTTGAAAATTTGGAATGGTTACCAACGTTCCGATGTCCATTGTATTAAAAACGGACGTGTAAAATCTCTACTTTTAACTGGTGATGATGGATATTCAGCAAAAGTAGAATTAGAAGATGTAATGGGTAGTCAAGACATCCAACTGCCAACACCTTTCAAAGGAAAAAAGTTAACTATAAAAGTGGACGAAATTTATCCTGGGTTAACAGAAAAGGGAATCGTCTTATCTGAGTTAAGGTTTGGTGATGATGGCGAATGGTTTGCGATGGATACGCTTCCGAAATCAAAAGATACCGCTGCCAAAAACTTTGATGCATTTGCAAAAGCATCTTTAAGAAAGGTGTTGAACAGAGGTTTGACGGGAAGAGAAGTGTCTGAAGCAATTGACGAAACCATATCCGATTTACCAGTAGGTGCTGAAAATGAGCTATCGGTTGAAGAAAATTTAGATCCACCAACATCCTCAGATTGGACGATTCGTCTTCGTTCGGATGGAACTTTCTTTTTAGAAGGTTCTACAGCGCGTACAAACTACGATGCTGGTGAAGAAAGTTCCAATCGCTTTTATGGAATGGGAAATTATGAAATTAAAGACATTTCGCCAGGTAAAATTCAAATGCGAATCTTTGGTTTTTTACGAAAACAAACATTTACAAACTTTTTAGACTACGGTGGTGGAGATTGTAATGGCTGCGGTAGGGATTGTAACCTTGTTAAAAATCCTGATCCAAATAATACAGAAAAAATATTCCAAGAGTTTGTTACCTTAC
Protein-coding regions in this window:
- a CDS encoding NADase-type glycan-binding domain-containing protein; translated protein: MKLKSALFPFFILLVLLTLNCGKKLHFSMVTSTSMDNGLPFLVLGGKEWKAEPGAEFVKLHFYADIPFALSKVSIESCSGKFKDRIAAYVNFDEVYASTDVQNSNSEVIFDPVVQARSVTLNFQRNQNICIKSVKFFDEKKSAYRTYTPEIVSGTVTASETASPEPTYSVMNLFDSKYENGYSSVKGGVGVTFNFDFSEKKKISVLKIWNGYQRSDVHCIKNGRVKSLLLTGDDGYSAKVELEDVMGSQDIQLPTPFKGKKLTIKVDEIYPGLTEKGIVLSELRFGDDGEWFAMDTLPKSKDTAAKNFDAFAKASLRKVLNRGLTGREVSEAIDETISDLPVGAENELSVEENLDPPTSSDWTIRLRSDGTFFLEGSTARTNYDAGEESSNRFYGMGNYEIKDISPGKIQMRIFGFLRKQTFTNFLDYGGGDCNGCGRDCNLVKNPDPNNTEKIFQEFVTLQMRGKQFYLTNAKKTENLDFSTLELNLE